The segment GCATTTTCCAATATCCTCAGGCAATCGCCTGCTTCTGCAGCTCCACCAGCTCGGCAATGCCGTTCTTGGCGAGGTGCATCAGGGTTGTGAATTCTTCTTCGCTGAAAGGCGTGCCTTCGGCCGTGCCTTGGATTTCGACAATGCCGCCGGCGCCGGTCATGACGAAATTGGCGTCGGTCTCGGCGGATGAATCCTCGAGATAGTCGAGATCGATCACCGGTTGGCTGGCGAAGATGCCGCAGGAAACGGCGGCGATATGATCCTTCAGGACACGGTCCGTCTTGATCATATTGCGGCTTTCCATCCACTTCAGGCAGTCGTAGAGGGCGATCCAGGCGCCGGTGATCGAGGCCGTGCGGGTGCCACCATCGGCCTGGATGACGTCGCAGTCGAGTGTAATCTGGCGCTCGCCCAGCGCCTGCAGGTCGACGACAGCGCGCAGCGAGCGGCCGATGAGGCGTTGTATCTCCTGCGTGCGGCCGCCCTGCTTGCCGGCAGCGGCTTCGCGCTTCATGCGCTCGCCGGTGGCACGCGGCAACATGCCGTATTCGGCGGTGATCCAACCCTTGCCGCTGTTGCGCAGCCATGGCGGCGTTTTTTCTTCCAGACTCGCCGTGCAGAGCACATGGGTGTCGCCGAATTTGACCAGGCAAGAGCCTTCCGCGTGCTTGGAAAAATTGCGCTCAAATGACACTTTGCGCATCTGGTCGGTTTTTCTGCCTGAAGGCCGCATTCTGCTCTCCTGAAAGTTTATTGACCGCTTCTACGATCCACTGGCGGCTTTTGCAAAGGAAAAGCAGGCCGAAGGGCCTTGTCGTGGCAGCGTTGGCATTTTTCCCTTTTGCCATTGCTAACTGAATGATTATATTTTGACCAAGGCTCAACAGAACGGATTTGACAGCGAAATGGGGTTCACGACATCGTCGGTTTCGGATGCCATTGCAGCGCTGGACGAACGCTCGAAGGAAATCTTCCGCCGTATCGTTGAAGGCTATCTTGAAAATGGCGAACCGCTCGGCTCGCGCAATCTCTCGCGCTTGCTGCCCATGTCTCTTTCGCCGGCCTCCGTGCGCAACGTCATGAGCGATCTGGAAGAGCTCGGTCTCATCTATTCACCGCATATCAGCGCTGGCCGGCTGCCGACGCAGGTGGGCTTACGGTTCTTCGTCGACGCTTTCATGCAGGTCGGCGATCTCTCTGCGGAAGACCGCGCCACCATCGATCGTCAGGTGCGCGGCAGCAATCGCGACCAGCCGATGGAATCTGTCATGACCGAGGCGAGCCGCATGCTTTCGGGTATTTCGCGCGGCGCCGGACTGGTGATCACTTCGAAGAGCGACCCGGTGCTGAAGCATGTCGAATTCATCCGCCTGGAGCCCACCAAGGCGCTGGCCGTGCTCGTCGGCGATCACGATCAGGTGGAAAACCGCATCATCGAACTGCCGGCCGGCGTTACCTCCTCGCAGCTCACGGAAGCGGCGAATTTCCTCAATGCCCATATGACCGGCCAGACACTGCCGGAGCTGCGCCGTCAGTTGCAGACGTTGAAAGAGAGTGTGCGCCAGGAACTCGACATCCTGTCACATGAACTCGTCGAACGCGGGATCGCCGTCTGGTCCGGCGACGGAGATGACGGCAAACCGACGCAGCTTATCGTGCGCGGCCGCGCCAATCTATTGGCCGAAGTGGGCGGTGCTGAAGATCTGGATCGCCTGCGCCTGTTGTTCGACGATCTCGAAAAGAAGGATAGCCTGATCGAGATCCTGAATCTGGCCGAAAGCGGGCCGGGCGTGCGCATCTTTATCGGCTCGGAAAATAAGCTCTTTTCGCTCTCCGGCTCGTCACTGATCGTTGCGCCTTATCGCGATGACGACGACCGTATCGTCGGCGCCGTCGGCGTCATCGGGCCGACACGGCTGAATTATGCCCGCATCGTGCCCATGGTGGACTATACCGCCCAACTGATTTCCAGGCTGTCGCGGCCAGGGATGTGACGAAAGCCTCTGGAGAGCGGGCATCCTTTGAATGTCTAAGTTCGTTTCAGTCGGGTAGCAGGGTTCCCGATCCGCCCATCTCCGCCGGCATGTCCTTTTGTTTCGGCAGACCGTCCCTCAGGTGCAGCACGGTGTTCTCGTAGTTGACATGAAGCATCGGCTGAAAGTCGAGAGTTGGAATGATGGCGGCGTAGACATCGGTTACGCCCCACAGGGGATGTTCGGTCAACAGATGGCCGCCGCAAATCCTGCACCATTTGCGCAGGCTTTTTGCGCTTCTCTGGTAGCTGCCGATGTGGTCGGCCCCCTTGGTGATATGCACGGCGTCCGGCGGCCAGAGCGAGAAAGCATTGACCGGCCCCGCCGACCACTCCCGGCAGGAGTCGCAATGGCAATAACCCATCGCCACCGGCTCGCCACTGACTGCGATTTCCACCGCGCCGCAGAAACATTTGCCCGAATGGGACTGGCTGCTGGACATGGACGCACCTCATGTCGCGTTGAAACGGCCCCGACTATACCCGGAAAGGGTCTTCCATAGTAGAAGCTCCAACGGGGGAGGCTTTTCACCCGATTGGTATTCGGGCAAATAGGACCGGATTGCCGGGAAATGCCTGTTCTTCGCGACAAAGCCTTGATTTTTTCCGGCCAAACCTCGATATCGGGCTCATTCAAAAGACAAAGCAATTCGGAGACCGTCATGATCGACGAAACAACGAAAACCGGACCTGACGCCACGGCGACTGACAATCCCGCGGACTTTGCGCAAGAGGCTGTGGAAACCGCGGATGCGGCCCAGCCTTCGCAGCCGGATCCGGTCGAGCTGCTTAAGGCCGAAAATAGCGATCTGCGTGACCGCTATCTGCGCCTTGCCGCCGAAATGGACAACTTGCGCCGTCGCACCGAGCGCGATGTGAAGGACGCCAAGTCCTATTCCGTCGCCAGCTTCGCCCGCGACATGCTCGCCGTGGCGGACAATCTGCGCCGCACGCTGGAAGCCATTCCGGCTGAAGCCCGTGCCGAAGCCGATGCCGGCCTGAAGACGCTGATCGAAGGCGTGGAAATGACCGAACGCTCCATGCTGTCGGCCTTGGAGCGCCACGGTGTCCGCCAGATCGAGCCGGTCGGCCAGAAGTTCGATCCCAATTTCCATCAGGCGATGTTCGAAGTGCCGAACGCTGAAGTGCCGAACAATACCGTCGTGCAGGTGGTGCAGGCCGGTTTCGTCATCGGTGAGCGTGTTCTGCGCCCGGCCATGGTCGGCGTTGCCAAGGGCGGTCCGAAGGTTGCCGAGATTTCCGAACCGGGCGCCAACAGCCCGTTCGACGAAAAAGACGCCTGATCTGCAAATCGTGCTTAAAAGAAGAGCCGGATGACCTCGTCATCCGGCTCTTCTTTTTATCAGCGTTTAAGCCCGCGTCGGTCTGTCAGGCCGCGTTGGACGCCTGCTCTTCATTGAGGAAGGCATAGATCGCCGAGGCGGAATCGGTGGCGCGCAGCTTGGCGACAAGATCCTGGTCGCGCAACACGCGGGCAATGCGCGACAGCGCTTTCAGATGATCAGCGCCGGCGCCCTCGGGGGCGAGCAGCAGGAAGACGAGATCGACAGGCTGGTCGTCCAGCGCTTCAAAGTCGACGGGCGCTTCCAGGCGCGCGAAAATACCAATGATGGATTTGATGCTGGTGAGCTTGCCGTGCGGAATGGCGATGCCATTGCCGACGCCGGTAGAGCCCAGACGCTCCCGCTGCAGCACGACGTCGAAAATCTCGCGCTCGGGCAGTCCGGTCAATTTGGAGGCTTTGGCTGCCAGCTCCTGAAGCAATTGTTTTTTGGAATTTGCCCTCAAGGCGGGGATGATCGCATCTTGGTGCAGCAAATCTGCCAATGCCATTCTCTTTATCCTTCGTGTCGCCGAGATCCGATGACGGAGGAGCGGCGGCCGGCTGATACAGCGCGGGGCCGTCGCTCATCTTCTTTTCTCAGCCCTTGATATTGGCTGCGTCGATCCAGCCAATGTTGCCGTCCTGGCGACGGTAAACGATATTCAAATGTTCCTTGCCGGGGCTGCGGAAAAGCAGCAGCGGCTCGTCGGTCATGTCGAGCGCCATCACGGCGGTCGCGACCGACATGGTCTTTAGCTGTTTCGTGCTTTCGGCGACGATCGCCGGCGCGAAATCGGCTGGGACTTCGTCGTCGTCGTCCGGAACACCGTCCATGACGGTATAGGCGACTTCGGCGAGGCCATTCGTGTGGTTGCCGGCCTGATGATCCTTGAGCTTGCGTTTGTAGCGGCGCAGGCGCTTTTCAATGCGCTCTGAGGCAGCGTCGAACGCCAATTGCGGGTCCATCGCCTCTCCGGCAGCATGCAGGACGACGCCACTGTCGAGATGAAGTTTGCAGTCGGCTGCGAAGCGGGAACTGGATTTCTGGACCGTCACTTGGCCGGAATACCCTCCGTCGAAGTATTTCGTCACGGCCATACCGATCTGGTCTTCAATCCTTTGGCGGAAGGAGTCACCAATTTCCATATGTTTCCCGGAGACACGCACACTCATGGAGTTTCCCTTCTTGTAGCGGTTATTGGGCGCGCCAGTTTACGCCAAGCCTCAAGCTCATCCAAGCACTTCACGCAGTCAAAGACAAATTGCGTTTGTCAGGCGCCCTGGGGATGGTGGGGATAAGTTCATGGCAGTGATGTCCTGCACCGATTGCGGCGGGCTTCTAGCTCCGCCATATCGGAAAGTCAACAGAATCTTAAGGATCTGTCAGGAGACCCGCAGTCTGCGGTTGAGACCGGCAATTGCTAAAAGGCGGCTACCTTCGCCAGCGCGCGCTTCTCCCGGCGGCGCTGTACCGAGGAGGGGATGTTCATCGCTTCACGGTATTTTGCAACTGTACGACGAGCAAGCTCGATGCCGCCCTTCTTTAGCGTATCGACGATGTCGTCGTCGGAGAGCACGGCCTCCGGGCTCTCCTGCGAGATCAGCAGGCGAATCTTGTGACGCACGGCCTCGGCCGAATGGCTGTCGCCGCCCTCGACAGCGCCGATCGAGACGGTGAAGAAGTATTTGAGCTCGAACAGGCCGCGCGGTGTCAGCATGTATTTGTTCGAGGTCACGCGGCTGACGGTCGACTCATGCATCTTGATGGCATCAGCCACGGTCTTCAGATTGAGCGGCCGCAGATGATCGACACCGTGCACGAGAAAGGCATCCTGCTGCCGGACGATCTCGCTTGCCACCTTCATGATCGTCTTGGCGCGCTGATCGAGGCTGCGCGTCAGCCAATTGGCATTCTGCAGACATTCCGACAGAAAAGCGTGATCCTGGCTCGTCTTTGAGACGGAGGCGAAATAGGACTGGCTGACCAGGACGCGCGGCAGCGTATCCGGATTGAGCTCCACCAGCCAGCCACCGTCGGAGGACGGCCGCACCACGATATCGGGCATGATCGCCTCGGATATGCCGGTCTCGAAGCCGCTGCCCGGCTTCGGGTTCAACTGGCGGATCTCCGCCATCATGTCGAGCAGATCTTCCTCGTCGACGCCGCAGAGCCGCTTCAACGTGGCGAAATCGCGCCGGGCAAGAAGTTCGAGGTTGTGGATCAGCCGTTCCATGGCGGGATCGAAACGGTCCTTTTGGCGGAGCTGGATCGCCAGGCATTCGCTAAGAGAACGGGCAAAGACGCCGGGAGGGTCGAGCAATTGCAATGCGCCGAGCACGCGCTCGACATCCGCAACGGCGGCGCCGAGGCGCTCCGCGGTGTCATTCAAATCGGCCTGCAGATAGCCGGCATCGTCGAGCTGGTCGACAAGATGCTGGGCAATCAGCCGGTCGGCCATGCTGGGCAGGGAAAAGGGGATCTGTTCGTTCAGGTGGTCGCGCAGCGAAATCTGGCCGGCGACGAAATCGTCGAGGTCGTAGCTTTCGCCAGCTTCGCCGCCGGGCATGGATTTCCACTGGCTGAGCAGCTCCGGCGCATCCGCACGCTGCGGGCTGCCGTCATCGGGAAAGACATTGCTGAAATTGGTATCGAGCTCATCGCTCAGTCGGTCGGCATGGCCGGTATTTTCGCTCTCGTACCAGTCGCTGGCGAGATCGCCGTTATGACGGTCATCGTCGCCATGGCTTTCATCCGCCGCCTCGAATCTTTCGTCCTTCGCCTCGCGGTCACCACCGCTGCCTATATCCTCGTCATTTGACGTAAATTCGAGCAGCGGATTTTTTTCGACTTCCTGAGCAATGAATTGGGTGAGCTCGAAATGCGTCATCTGCAGCAACTGGATGGATTGCATCAGTTGCGGTGTCATCACCAGGCTTTGGCTTTGGCGCAGGAAAAGATTGGCCGATAATGCCATGGCGGACGCGAAACTCCCCTTCCTCTCTTCGGGAATCCGCGTTCTTCGCTATGAAAAATCCGCAAAATTCCAACTGGCCCAAAAATTGCTTTTTTATTGGGTTTGGTCAAGCGGAACTGTCACGGGATGGTGAATTTCCGGAGTGCTACGCTCTCCGGTAAGGCAGGGGAGCGCCCCGGTTCAACCGCAGCTTTTTAAAGGCTGAAATTGTCACCGAGGTAGAGCTTACGCACTTCCGGATTGCTGACGATGTCGTTGGCCCTGCCATGGGTCAGCACCTCGCCGGCATGGATGATATAGGCGCGGTCGATGAGGCCGAGCGTCTCGCGGACGTTGTGATCGGTGATCAGCACGCCGATGCCGCGCGCCGTCAGATGATGCACGAGATTCTGGATGTCCGCGACCGAGATCGGATCGACGCCCGCAAAAGGCTCGTCGAGCAGCATAAAGGTCGGGTCGGTCGCCAGTGCGCGGGCAATTTCCAGACGCCGCCGCTCGCCGCCGGAGAGGGCGATCGCCGGCACCGTGCGCAGATTGCGGATGTGGAATTCCTCGAGCAGCTCGTCGATCTTCCGCTCGCGCTTCTTCTTGTCCTTTTCATGGACTTCGAGCACGGCGCGGATGTTCTCTTCCACCGTCAGGCCGCGAAAGATCGAGGCCTCCTGCGGCAGATAGCCGACGCCCAGGCGAGCGCGGCGGTACATCGGCATCGAGGTGACGTTGTTGCCGTCGATCTCGATCGTGCCCTCATCGACCGGCACCAGTCCGGTGATCATATAGAAGCATGTCGTCTTGCCGGCACCGTTCGGTCCGAGCAGGCCAACGGCCTCGCCACGCCGCACGACCAGCGAGACGCCGTTGACGACGCGCCGCGTGCGGTAGGTCTTGGTGAGGCCGCGCGCAATCAGGGTGCCCTGATAACGCGCTTTGTCCGCGGCCGCCGTGCCGGATGCCGCAGTGCTCGATCCGGACGCGCCGGGCAAGGTGGGTGTGGTCGATATCGTCACGAGAAGACCGGGATCAGTTCTTTTTTTGCTGTTGCTGCTGTACTTGCTGCGATTTCGGATCGAGCTGAATCTGGACGCGACCCCCACAGGCATCCAATTGCGCTTCACCCGTGGCCATATGCACGGTGAGCTGACAGCCGGTGAATACGTTCGGCCCGTCGGTCAGCACGACCTTCTGGCCCTTGAGAATGGCAAGCTGGTTGGCCATGTCGAAAGAGCCGTCATCCGCCGTCGCCGTCTGCGTGCCTGAAACGAGATAGACTTTGTCGGTGACCAGAATGTGGTCGATATCGGCATTGCCCGAGACCAGCGACTGGTTTTGCTGCTTGGCGGCGGTTGCGACCGGATTTTCGGTTGCCGGCTTGGCATTGGCATCGGCAGGCTGCTTCTTCTTGTAGAAGACCGTCATCTTGCCCGCCTGCATCGTCGTGGTGCCCTGAACGACCTTGACGTTGCCGGTAAAGACCGCCTGGCTTTCCGCATCATGAATCTCCAGCTTGTCGCTTTCGATCTGGATCGGCTGATCCTTGGAAAGCTTCAGGCCAGGCATGTTGCTCGTCGTTGCCTGGGCGCCCGCTTCTGTCGCCGCAAAAATTGCAAGTGCGCTAAAGGCGCAGAGAAGGCCTGCCTTGCGCAGTCCAGAGTTGAAAAGAGAATGTCGCCAATCGTTTGTCATGAACCGCCCGGCTGTTGCTCGCTAGCTGAATTATGGAGTCCGGCTGGTTCGATATGCATCTGAACCTGCCCGTCGAATTCGATTACGCTCCCCTTATCCGTCATCTTGAGCGACTGTGCAACAACCGACATGCCCCCTCTGTAGATTGCAACCTGATCCTGGCTGGAGAGGTCACCCTTCTTCACGTCGAGGAAGGCCGTCCTGAACTCTGCGCGCAGGCCGTTGTCCATCAGAATGGTAAAGGGTGCGGTGAGCTTCAGCGTGTCGGCCTGGCGATCGAAATCCGCGCTTTGGGCCGTTACGTGCGCAATCACCTGGCTGTTGACCGGCATGGAGGCCTTGATGGTCTTGAGCGTGATCATATTGGGATTCTTGATATCCTGCAGCGCCTTTTCGGCGAGCATGGAATAATTGATGCCGTCCTTGTTGCGGCCGGCGATGGCGGGACGCTCCATCACGACCTTGCCGTCTTCGATCCTGGCGCCCTCGATCTGAATGTTCTCCGGCAGATATGCGCGCACGACCGAAACCGCGATGAAGATCAGCGAGACGATCAACGCAGCCACAGGAAGCAGGATCTTCAGCTTTCTCACGCGCGCAGAATGAAAGATCGCGTCCTTATACGCGTTTCTTTCTGGCGCGGAGCCGATCGCCTGGCCGGAGGTCTCGATAGTTTTGAGCATGCAACAGGTCCGTCTTCTCTGATCCGGAAAAACACGTTCAAGTCATGCCAGACTGTGCCAACAAGCCTGGCAGATCGTTTCGCATTATTGCATTGGCTTGCCAATATGGATTTTTTTCTGCAACAAGCAATTTTAGCGAAAAAATATAATACGCTGCCGTTTCGTCCGTCGGTTATCGCCCTATCTGACGAAACGCTTCATGGAAAGCCTGGACACAATCTCGAAAATTGAAGTGGATTTTCGCGAAGGATTATGCCCGTTTCAAGATGTTGGTATATCCGGTTCGTTGTGTATCCGATTCATGACAAAGGGAGAGATAAGGCGTTATGGACAGTTCTGCAATCGCAGATCGGCGGCAATTGCGCCGCAAGCTTGGCTTTTGGCGCGTCATTGCCGTTCTT is part of the Rhizobium sp. CB3090 genome and harbors:
- the lptC gene encoding LPS export ABC transporter periplasmic protein LptC — its product is MLKTIETSGQAIGSAPERNAYKDAIFHSARVRKLKILLPVAALIVSLIFIAVSVVRAYLPENIQIEGARIEDGKVVMERPAIAGRNKDGINYSMLAEKALQDIKNPNMITLKTIKASMPVNSQVIAHVTAQSADFDRQADTLKLTAPFTILMDNGLRAEFRTAFLDVKKGDLSSQDQVAIYRGGMSVVAQSLKMTDKGSVIEFDGQVQMHIEPAGLHNSASEQQPGGS
- the ptsN gene encoding PTS IIA-like nitrogen regulatory protein PtsN; the protein is MALADLLHQDAIIPALRANSKKQLLQELAAKASKLTGLPEREIFDVVLQRERLGSTGVGNGIAIPHGKLTSIKSIIGIFARLEAPVDFEALDDQPVDLVFLLLAPEGAGADHLKALSRIARVLRDQDLVAKLRATDSASAIYAFLNEEQASNAA
- the rph gene encoding ribonuclease PH, which gives rise to MRPSGRKTDQMRKVSFERNFSKHAEGSCLVKFGDTHVLCTASLEEKTPPWLRNSGKGWITAEYGMLPRATGERMKREAAAGKQGGRTQEIQRLIGRSLRAVVDLQALGERQITLDCDVIQADGGTRTASITGAWIALYDCLKWMESRNMIKTDRVLKDHIAAVSCGIFASQPVIDLDYLEDSSAETDANFVMTGAGGIVEIQGTAEGTPFSEEEFTTLMHLAKNGIAELVELQKQAIA
- a CDS encoding LptA/OstA family protein, whose translation is MTNDWRHSLFNSGLRKAGLLCAFSALAIFAATEAGAQATTSNMPGLKLSKDQPIQIESDKLEIHDAESQAVFTGNVKVVQGTTTMQAGKMTVFYKKKQPADANAKPATENPVATAAKQQNQSLVSGNADIDHILVTDKVYLVSGTQTATADDGSFDMANQLAILKGQKVVLTDGPNVFTGCQLTVHMATGEAQLDACGGRVQIQLDPKSQQVQQQQQKKN
- a CDS encoding GFA family protein — translated: MSSSQSHSGKCFCGAVEIAVSGEPVAMGYCHCDSCREWSAGPVNAFSLWPPDAVHITKGADHIGSYQRSAKSLRKWCRICGGHLLTEHPLWGVTDVYAAIIPTLDFQPMLHVNYENTVLHLRDGLPKQKDMPAEMGGSGTLLPD
- the lptB gene encoding LPS export ABC transporter ATP-binding protein, with translation MPGASGSSTAASGTAAADKARYQGTLIARGLTKTYRTRRVVNGVSLVVRRGEAVGLLGPNGAGKTTCFYMITGLVPVDEGTIEIDGNNVTSMPMYRRARLGVGYLPQEASIFRGLTVEENIRAVLEVHEKDKKKRERKIDELLEEFHIRNLRTVPAIALSGGERRRLEIARALATDPTFMLLDEPFAGVDPISVADIQNLVHHLTARGIGVLITDHNVRETLGLIDRAYIIHAGEVLTHGRANDIVSNPEVRKLYLGDNFSL
- the rpoN gene encoding RNA polymerase factor sigma-54 encodes the protein MALSANLFLRQSQSLVMTPQLMQSIQLLQMTHFELTQFIAQEVEKNPLLEFTSNDEDIGSGGDREAKDERFEAADESHGDDDRHNGDLASDWYESENTGHADRLSDELDTNFSNVFPDDGSPQRADAPELLSQWKSMPGGEAGESYDLDDFVAGQISLRDHLNEQIPFSLPSMADRLIAQHLVDQLDDAGYLQADLNDTAERLGAAVADVERVLGALQLLDPPGVFARSLSECLAIQLRQKDRFDPAMERLIHNLELLARRDFATLKRLCGVDEEDLLDMMAEIRQLNPKPGSGFETGISEAIMPDIVVRPSSDGGWLVELNPDTLPRVLVSQSYFASVSKTSQDHAFLSECLQNANWLTRSLDQRAKTIMKVASEIVRQQDAFLVHGVDHLRPLNLKTVADAIKMHESTVSRVTSNKYMLTPRGLFELKYFFTVSIGAVEGGDSHSAEAVRHKIRLLISQESPEAVLSDDDIVDTLKKGGIELARRTVAKYREAMNIPSSVQRRREKRALAKVAAF
- the grpE gene encoding nucleotide exchange factor GrpE is translated as MIDETTKTGPDATATDNPADFAQEAVETADAAQPSQPDPVELLKAENSDLRDRYLRLAAEMDNLRRRTERDVKDAKSYSVASFARDMLAVADNLRRTLEAIPAEARAEADAGLKTLIEGVEMTERSMLSALERHGVRQIEPVGQKFDPNFHQAMFEVPNAEVPNNTVVQVVQAGFVIGERVLRPAMVGVAKGGPKVAEISEPGANSPFDEKDA
- the raiA gene encoding ribosome-associated translation inhibitor RaiA encodes the protein MSVRVSGKHMEIGDSFRQRIEDQIGMAVTKYFDGGYSGQVTVQKSSSRFAADCKLHLDSGVVLHAAGEAMDPQLAFDAASERIEKRLRRYKRKLKDHQAGNHTNGLAEVAYTVMDGVPDDDDEVPADFAPAIVAESTKQLKTMSVATAVMALDMTDEPLLLFRSPGKEHLNIVYRRQDGNIGWIDAANIKG
- the hrcA gene encoding heat-inducible transcriptional repressor HrcA: MGFTTSSVSDAIAALDERSKEIFRRIVEGYLENGEPLGSRNLSRLLPMSLSPASVRNVMSDLEELGLIYSPHISAGRLPTQVGLRFFVDAFMQVGDLSAEDRATIDRQVRGSNRDQPMESVMTEASRMLSGISRGAGLVITSKSDPVLKHVEFIRLEPTKALAVLVGDHDQVENRIIELPAGVTSSQLTEAANFLNAHMTGQTLPELRRQLQTLKESVRQELDILSHELVERGIAVWSGDGDDGKPTQLIVRGRANLLAEVGGAEDLDRLRLLFDDLEKKDSLIEILNLAESGPGVRIFIGSENKLFSLSGSSLIVAPYRDDDDRIVGAVGVIGPTRLNYARIVPMVDYTAQLISRLSRPGM